ttttgtttgctctggagttgcacctcctgttgtatagttcctgcaggggggtgagtgaagttcccatagtgcgttcggccgaacgcactactctctgcagagccttcttgtccttggcagagcaattcccgaaccagatggtaatgttcccggacaagatgctttccaccgccgctgcgtagaagcactggaggatcctcggagacactctgaatctcctcaattgcctgaagtggtaaaggcgctgccttgccttaatcaccagtgctgaggcgtgtgatgaccatgtcatatcctcagagatgtggactcccagatatttaaaacagttcaccctatccacaggatccccatttatactcaatggagtgtacgtcctcggatgatgtgccctcctaaagtccatgatcagctccttcgtttttttgatgttcaagaggaggctgttctcctggcaccagagtgctagatcagccacctcctcccggtaggccctctcatcattgtctgagatcaggcccaccaccacagtgtcatcagcaaacttaattattgaattggagctgaacctagccacacagtcatgtgtgtacagggagtacaatagggggctgaggacgcaaccctggggcaatcctgtgctcagggtgagggacttcgatgtattccctcccatcttgactacctggggcctggcggtgagaaagtccaggacccaggcacacagggaggtgttgagccccaattccagtagcttcccggccagtctggtggggactatcgtgttgaaggctgaactgtagtccatgaacagcatcctcacgtagccccccttctggctgtccagatgggagagagcggtgtgcaagacctgggagaccgcatcgtccgtggacctgttcggacggtatgcaaactgcaacggttccatgttccgagggaggaaggcgcagatgtgattcttcaccagcctctcaaagcatttcatgactaccgaggtaagggccaccggacggtagtcattcaggcaggctggggaggcattttttggtaccggtacaatgatggattttttgaagcaggcagggaccactgacgtgtccagggagaggttgaataatgtagtgagcactggagctagctgcgtagcacaggacttgagtactcgccccgagatgccatcggggcctgcagcatATTAGGCGACAtatttggcgagtttaggagactcTGTGCTCACCACAAgatctccacatggtccctaCATGGTTGCAggtggtctccttcatggtcgggaggagttcccgcattctgggaaatagtcgcggcctcagtttggtcggcTAAACGTGTTGTGCACGTAGGcatgttgaaaacatttctgTGACCAgaaattggtcaccatggagaaaatcgatacttttgtagtcgtaggtctaGTTGAAGTGGGGTCGTAGGTAATCGTAGGTCGTCGTAGGTAGTcttagttaatcacctttgctgaccggtcattttcattggctcattgagcaAAAAAAGGTATGTAAACAGCAGCATGTGATGCGCTGTCATTTCAGTGCACGTCATTGCGCAATTATTCTTTTGGTGGATCAGACAGTGTGAGACATGGCTCTTAGGAGACGGCTTCAGCACAGGGGCAGGGCACAACCCTCAATGCCACACACCAGGCTGTTATCAACATTTGTTTGTAAGACTTTTGTATGTTTCTTTACCAATAAAGGAAATCCCTGAATTTTAATCTCAAATTGATTATGAATATCATTCTTTTTCATAGTAGTCCCTCATGTCATCACTTATACCTCATGATTCATTTCTCATATATTTAGATCATTGAAGCACACACAAACGCAAGGAaggaatgcactgtatttaaaatttgacttttcacatttattttgatgATGAAAACAGACACAAGCACTTCAAATACACTgcatttaaaaggattttattATTGAACATCTTGATACATCTAACACTAAAACAAGCAATACACTGAATTTTAAagaacatttttatacatttcgataaatctaacactaaaacaagcaatacactgaatttaaaagaacatgtttgaaaaacattttttaggtGATCTTACAACAAGCTACAACAGTCCTAGCcagttgtagcttgtcgtagcttgttttctgtaatcgtgggtgTAGTCGTCTGTAAGTTGAAGGTGGTCGTCTTCAGTCCCCACTATTGGGTCAGTCACGATTGCATCAGCAATTAAGTCGTAAATAGTCGTAGCGTGTCCTACATAGTCGTAggatgtcttctacatagtcgtagGGTGCGTTTGATACATTCACTTTTTCAGTGATTCAACAAGACTATGCCAGTCGCCTGCTCTCGCAAAAGaagtcgccttagtgggacaggccctttacagaggcATGGCTGCAAGAAGGCCAGGGGTgggactgaatattcaagggtatacatgctatcgaaaagacagacaggtgggcagagggggtgggatagCTCCGTTGGTGAGAAATGAAATTCGGTCCCTTGCAAGCGTTGACATTGAAacgggagatgtggagtcagtatggatagaactaaggaattgtaagggtaaaaggaTCCTTATGGGACATCTACAAGTCACCAAACAGtaacctggatatagggtgcaagttgaaccaagagttaaaattggcatgttgtaaatgtaatgctacggttgttatgggagatttcaagatgcaggtagactgggaaaatcaggttggtactggaccccaagaaagggaatttgtggagtgctgccgtgatggattcttagagcagcttgcgctggagcctaccaggtagaaggcaattctggatttagtgttgtgtaatgaaccagatttgataagggaacttgaggttaaggagccattaggaggtagtgaccataatatgatgttttaatctacaatttcagagggagaagggtaaatcggaggtgttagTATTACAGTTGAAAAAAGAGAACTATGAagccatgaaggaggagctggccaaagttgactggaaagataccctagcagggatgacagtggaacaacaatgcttctgggaataatacaacaggtgcaggatcagtttattccaaagagttgccactatataaccatataacaattacagccatctcggcccttctagtccatgccgaacacttactctcacctagtcccatttcctgcactcagaccattcctttcccgtccatatacctatccaatttattttttaattataaaaacgaacctgccttcaccacttccactggaagcacattccacacagctaccactttctgagtaaagagttccccctcatgttgcccctaaacttttgtcccttaattctcaaatcttgtcctcttgtttgaatcttccctactctcaatggaaaaagcttatccatgtcaactctgtctatccctctcataattttaaagacctctatcaagtccccctttaaccttctgcgctccaaagaataaagacctatcttgttcaacctttctctgtaacttaagggcctgtcccatgagcatgtgactccatgcggcaagcgcgaccaaacgtggtcgcttgagctgtacggcctcgcggggccggtcccacttcgatcgccggagtcgtgcggagctggtcccgacatcgcgcggggctccaaaaaactgacactgttcaaagaTTCCGCGCGGcagcggcctgccggcccgcagctgcctcgatgccgtacgcatcacctcgatgggcatatgcagcgtctcaatgccgtatgcagcgtcttgatgccgtacgcagcgtcttgacgccgcatGTCACGCGCAAAcatcccgtggacttcgctcgaacttcacatcactcactcgacctctgcgcggcccccgcttccggtttggttgtgctcgccgcatgcaggtgcatgctggtgggaccagccctgtacggggatcactcgacctccgcgcgacccccgctaggcccccgcttccagtttggtcgcgcttgccgcatgcagtcgcatgctcatgggacagaccctttgggtgctgaaacccaggcagcattctagtaaatctcctctgtactctctttattttgttgacatctttcctataatttggcgactagaattgtacaccatattccataattggcctcaccaatgccttgtataattttagcattacatcccaacttctatactcaatgctctgatttataaaggccagcacaccaaaagctttctttaccaccctatccacatgagattccaccttcagggaactatgcacagttattcctagatccctctgttcaactgcattcctcaattcgctaccatttaccatgtacgtcctattttgatttgccctgccaaggtgtagcacctcacacttatcagcattaaactccatctgccatctttcagcccactcctccaaatggcctaaatctctctgtagactttgaaaatctacttcattatccacaaccccacctatctcagtataatctgcatacttactaatccaatttaccacaccatcatccagatcattgatgtatatgacaaacaacagtgggctcaacacagatccctgaggcaccccactagtcaccggcctccaacctgacaaaacgttatccaccattactctctgctatctcccattcagccactgttgaatccatcttgctactccactattaatacccaacaattgaaccttcttaaccaaccttctatgTGGAAccgtgtcaaaggccttactgaagtccatatggacaacatccaccgctttaccttcatcaattaccctagtaacctcttcaaaaattcaagaagattagtcaaacttgaccttccaggtacaaatccatgttgactgttcctaatcactaAGTCTGGCTCCTGAAGAGGTTTCTGTTTTGTTTCAATATACTGACGCTTGTTCTGTACCTATGATTGGGCAAAGGGGTTGCCTCCCACTCTATGCTTCTCTATGTACTGAAGATTCCAAGGGaggtaaggggcgaccgtggctgacaatggaagtcaaggacagtataaatatgaaagagaagaagtacaacatagcaaagatgagcgggaagccaaaggattgggtaacgtttaaagagcaacagaagaaaactaaaaaggcaatacggggagaaaagatgaggtacaaaggtaagccagccaagaatataaaggaggataataaaaaCTTCattgggtatgtgaagaggaaaaaattaattaagaccaaagttggacctttgaagactgaaaagggtgaatttattatggggaacaaggaaatggcagatgagttgaacagttactttggattcatcttcactaaggagtacGGAAACAGTattcctgatgtactagccagaggatctggggtgacggagaaactgaaggaaatccacatgaggcagaaaatggtgttgggtagactgatgggactgaaggctgataaatctccagggcctgatggtctgcatcccagggtacttaaggaggtggctctagaaattgtgcacgcattgatgatcattttccaatgttctttagattcaggatcagttcctgtggtttggagggtagctaatgttatcccactttttaagaaaagcagtagagagaaaacagggaattatagaccagttagcctgacgtcggtggtggggaaaaatgCTAGAATCAaccataaaatatgaaatagcaacacatttggatagcagtaacaggatagaTCTGAGTCGGCATGGATTAACAAAGGCTAATCTTGGctaatctcctggaattttttgaggatgcaactaggaaaatggacaagggagagccagtggatgtagtgctcctggactttcagaaagcatttgacaaggtcccacattgaAGATTAGTGGGACAAATTATGGCACAttgtattggaggtagagtgctgacatggataaaaaattggttggcacacaggaaaaaaagagtagggattaacgggtccctatcagaatggcaggcagtgagtgactagtggggtagcgcaaggctcggtgctgggaccgcagctatttacaatataatattaaaggtttagatgaagggattacaagtaacatcagcaaatttgcagatgacacaaagctggatggcagtgtgaactgtgaggaggatgctatgaggatgcagggtgacttggaaaggttgagtgagtgggcagatgcatgcatggcagatgcagtttaatgtggataaatgtgaggttatccaatttgatagcaaaaacaggaaggcagattcatatctaaatggtgtaaagttgggaaaagggaaagtagaacaggatctgcgggtccttgttcatcagtcaatgaaagtcagcatgcaggtacagctgacagtgaagaaagttaatggcatgttggagttgagtataggtgcaaagaagtccttctactGAGACCACacatagagtattgtgtgcaggtttggtctccaaatttgaggaaggacattcttgctattgagcgagtgcagcgtaggttcacatggttaattcccaggatggcgggactgtcatatgctgagagaatggagcggctggacttgtatactctggaatttagaaggatgagagggtatattattgaaacatataagaatattaagggtttggacacactaggggcaggaaacatgttcccaaagttgagggagtccagaaccaggggctgcagtttaagaataaggggtaagccatttaggacggagatgaggaaacactttttcatacagagagttgtgagtttgtggaattctctgcctcagaaggcaatggagaccagttctctggatactttcaagagatagggctcttaaagatagcagagtctgaggatatggggagaaggcaggaacggggtactgattgggaacgatcagccatgatcactttgaatggtggtgctggctcgaagggccgaatagccaactcctgcaccttttgtctactgTCTATGGTCTGCTGTCCTTGATAAGTGATGCATAAAAAATCTAATCTTTGCTACCAGAATGACTTGGAGGGCACTGCATTAAAGGCTCAATAGACATTGCTTGAAGTTCATGTATGGCACTATCACATTGCCCTGATGGGCACTGCATTAAAGTTTTGATCGTCACTCTCTGATGGACATTATTATTCCTGATGGGACTAATTCAAAGTTACCTGTGGTCATATCCCATTTTCCTCATGGGGATACCATTAACATCCCAACGGATTCAACATTGTCATCCTGGTGCCACAGCTCCAGAGTCCCTTTGTGAACGTTATCCAGCTCCTCTTGTTCCCGATAGATGCTGAATTACTGTCCTCATAGGTATCACCACAAGGAACGGGTGGACACTGCATATTTCTGCTGTGAGCACGACTTACTATTTTGGCTTGGGTACAAACATGATCAACTGATATCCAAGGGAGACATAAGTGAGATTTTGGTCCGGCCAACACTGTTAAAAACATCTGTGAGAGTGAGAAGGTAAGTCATGAAATTAAACCTATAATACGATTGGTTGTAAAGTGGCATCACTTTATAAAAAGTGTCAGCATTCACATTTCGCTGCCAAACTCCAAGTCCATGCTAATTGGCGCTGCCATCTATGTTCATAACAGAAATGGGGTATTAGGAGGATATGAAGGAATTACCTGCTCCAAAGCTTTGAAACTCTGGATTCAATGAGCTTTCCTCTCATTCTGTATCTGTCCTTCCTTAACCAAATTCAACAGAACCTCAGCGAAGAGAAAATGAAGGGAGTGACATGAATAACAACCCATTATTTGGAATTCTTTTTAAGCTGTAATATTAACAAAACATACAAGAGATTGCAGCCAGTCGGGTAGCTTCTGTGGGACAAACAGTTAACATACAGGCCAATGAGACTTCATAAATGTTGTTTGAAAGTCTTTTGGCAATTATTCCCAATAACCTATGGAGTCAACCGTTTCTTCCACTAAGTGGTAAAGTGGCAGAAGTGGGTCTGCCATCTACTATATACCCAGTCAGTGGTTCCACCCCATTCAGGTCAAAGCTTTAAAATTGGTTCCATTCCTTCTGGTACTTTGATGAAGTGACAAATAGGATAGTCTTTATTGATGCTGTTGTTGGTTTTCATGCTTATCACACATTGGGCAAATCTTGAATGGTGTTATGACAATTTAAGCATGAAGATTGGAGACTAAATTGACATCAGCTGCATTGATTTGGTCCGGTCAAATTGTAAATATAAGGCTGGTGCACAAAAGCAAAGAATCCCCACTGAGATTACCGAATGGACTAATGTATCCGATCATGGTTCTTTAGGAGGGAATCAGGAGACTGTTCAAAATGAAAACGTAATTGCGAATCTCAACTCTCTGTTTTAATTGCCAAGCACAAACAGAGCAGTAATGGACAAAAAATTACTGGATCccttttttcatttaatttcaaatGCAGCTCGATAGCTTCTGTGTGACAGCTACCAATGTTCAATCATGTCTGGGGCTTTGCAAGCTATTTGATGTGACCTGTAAGCCATAATTTGGCTGTCTTAGTGTTTCTGCCATGGTGCCTGGGTCAAGGGTGCCTCTAAGTGACAAGAACCATCTCAAGGATGAGGGTGATCAACCAGGAGTCTTTGTGCATTTAGGTAGCAATATTTTAGGTAGGGAAAGGGATTAAGGTTTGCAGAATGATgacacagtcaagtcaagtcaagtcacttttatttatatagcatatttacaaaacaactctcattggccaaagtgctttacatttgtggaGAGTTAGGAAATAAGTTAGAAAGCAGAACCTCAAGGATAGTAATCACTAGATTACTCCCTGTGCAACatgctagtgagggcaggaatAGAGGTTGGCCAGATGAATGCACTCTTGGGGAATTGGTGCATGGGACACATCTTCTGATTTTTGGATCATTGAGGTCTGTTCTGAGGCAGGGAAAACATGTAAAACGATTACAGGTTGCACATAAAggtttaaattgcatttatttcaatgcaagaggctTAACAGGTAAGGCAGACAAGACAGGATTTGGTTTGGGGAATTGAGATGTACAGTACAGTGCCATAACAGAAACAAGGCTGAGGAAAGGGCAAGATTGGCAGCTGAATGTTCTAGATTACCAATGCTGTGGATGTGTTAGATATGTAGGTAAAAGAGGAGGGAGATGAGTGAGAAGTGAATCATTTCTGATGAGGGAGGACTTAACTACAGAGCTTAGAGGGAATATTCTCAGGAGATTGTCCAGTGAGACAATACAGGTACAAAATAATCTTGAAGGGAACAATCACTTCGATGGGACTGAATTATAGGCCTCACATTAGTCAGCAGGAATCATAGGAGCAggtttatgggagatttcaactcgAATATTCACCGGGTCTCCCATAACATAAAGGACTTGATAGCATGGAATTTGTTTAAGTGGGACCTAGGAAGTCTGTTATTCAATATAGCAAACAGTGCAGCAGAGGAGCGGCCTTCTGCGGAGCACAatttccatgccaaacatgatcccaaattaaaataatcttcttcaactgcacatgattcatacccctgcatatccatgtgccaggatattctaaaagcctctgaaatggcACAATTATATGTTTAGAGGGCATGATATAAATCTCGAAGGCaaggtaaaaaaaaatcccaaattcTGCAGGTATACGAGGAATTAAAGGATGGTTAGGGAGAGAATAGATCCCCATAAAGATCAGCATGCTCATCTTTATGCAGAGTTACAAGAGATGGGGGggatttaatttaatatttttcatCAGTTTTTACTGAGGAGGAGATCATGCAAGCTAAGGTACTGGGGTACATAAGTTGTGAAGCCTTCGGCCATTTATGAATTATCAAAAAGTAAATGTTGATGCTTTTAACATAGGTTCAGGTTTAAAATCCCATGGCTTTACCTAGTGCCTCCTTCAATCGTAAGATGTTGGGGAATAAATTGCAGAAATCCTTGCAGAATGATTTATATCAGGTGAAGTTCtggagactggagggtggctagtgTTGCACCATTAGGAAGGCAGCAAAGGGATGTCAAGAAACTTCAGGGTCAATGAACCTGACATCAGTGTTGGGAAAGTTGTTGGAGCAGTTTGTGTGTCTCACAAATTTATAGAGTTTTATTTCACCAAGAAGATTCATGAGTTCAGGACATTAAAGGTTTTCTAGATGGATTTAGCAAGGTCCCGTATGGTAAAATAATCTGATAGATTAgatggcatggaatccaaggttaCTATCCAATTTGATTCAAAATTAGCTCGGATCAAATTTAAATAAGGAAGGATATTGTTTTCTTCCACAGTTCCCTCCTTGTTGATCTTTATGATCAAAACTTGTTAAGaaaggatattaatattttctCTCATTAATCAATTGTGAAATTGTAGCCATATATCTCAAATTATAATTTTGGTTGAACctgtgaaagagctaatagtcaaatctaatatagtttacaaaatgatgtggaacacaatatggaggaaggTTGTCTTTTTAATAAATACATTAAAATGGAAACCTGAGTAATAACACGTGCTTCTTTCAAGGCCTTAAAGAAACCAAGACAGAAAAAATAGCTGATGCTCCAGAGATGAGCAATAACTTGTTATtgaatgagcttgatttggacccagcttttcctatattctgaaGGGCTATAGAATCTTTCAGATTAGGAAGGAGTGCTTTACAAATAAGAAAATAGATAACTGCACcaactttcctttgttctgtgagtggatcccgagaagcactgagcaacgtttgtgctctttgtagatcttgccactcccgtctgatgAATCGATTAAATATTGGCTTGGTGTACCTTTAATCAGTTAGTAGTTGTCttcttttaagaaacaaacttttacACCTGTCCTTGAGCTGGCAAAGAGATACCTCCTTTTGCATGCAAAGGAATATGGGCACAGCTTCTAatcagataaggaagcttgtttaccTTAACCAGTGATTTATCTGTGTGGAAGTTGTTTGTTGGATTTCATACTCCAatgtctccatctccttcctgtttCTTGTAACTACCTAGATGCGTCACTTCACCCTCATATCCTCCCTGATCCAACACAATGTTAGTATGTTCATAAGTATTTCATACTACAAAGATAGTTAATAAGGTATATGTCTTaaatactatcacaacattttatGATTCTTGTGTTTCCTTCTCATTGAGGGTTGTGTTTGAATGATGCAGTTTACATCTGGTAGCAATTACCCATTTGGATTTTCTTTTACTTTTACAGGTACCTGTACTACCATTCGTGTTATTAGCATCAATTATGGTCCTTTCCATCTACGAGAGAAAGAATCTTTATTGACGGCTCGTAcataacctgatctcctggttaaaACGGGTGCATGTTTCCTTCGACTGGAGGGACCTTTCCTGCTTAACTTTCTCATAGATTTTACCAACTATTTCACTTGTGGTTACCTGTGGTTTACATTATTGAAATAAATTTATCATTGATCAATGTCTCTACAGcctttcatctttgtctttcccTAGATTTACACCAGTCAGTGCATTGCAGATACCTATCACTCTCTATGTAAACAACTTGACCAGCCCCCCAAGTGTTCTTTGCCCTTTCTTCCTCTTACCTGAAAGCTCTGccgtctagtctttgacatccACATCCCGGAAATAAGGTTGCGTCCATCAGcaatatctgtgcctctcataactatatatacttctAACTGGTCTCCCCTCAAGCTGTGGTGTTttgaagaaaacaatccaagttgttaTTAGAGATAATATCTCTAAACCTGGTGACATTGGGGTAAACCTCGTCTGCACACTTTTCAAatcatccacatccttcctgcagatAGAGGGAGAGTGCTAGTGAGAGTGAAACATTGTGTCAGTGAATGAGAGAGAGGTTATGTCAGTGGGAGAGATGGGTGTGTTAGTGGAAAAAATGGAATGTGTCAGGAAGAGACATGTTGTGTCAATTGGTGTTTGATTCTAATTTTAATTGGACATGGGAATTGGAGTGTATCCAGATCCGAAGAAGTTGtcagaaaaaaataattgtaacAATCAAGTGAATGTTTCACAAAGTCCTAAATCGCCGAattattattcaattcaattatataCCTGTATGTAGTTGGACAATATAACTGgaaaaaatgttcaattaatgatcCACTtccaacaatgacattctttttTTTGTTGGAATTCATGAAACTCCAGACATGCGCTCCATACGAAGTTGAAAATATACGCTCCTCGTCCTTTTTCCAGGGAGCATAGTACTTCTCCCAAGCAGGACATGGGATGGCGTAGAATCGTTCAATGTTCCATAAAGAGATGCCGTTGCATTCTTTGCCAATGAAGGCAATGATTTTATCCATCTGACACCATCTCTTCAGCACACGGGTAATCAGTTTAGGACCTTGTTGACCCCAAATATATGCATTGTAGTTGGCCACAAAATCTTTCATGCAATTCCAAAGAAAAGGATGGTGCCTGTGATAGAAACCCATTGCACCATTACTGATAGAATCTGAGAGCTGTGCACTTGTAAAGTTGCCAAATGGCAGAGACTGCATAGATATAATGTCAGAGTCCAGGTAGATGCCCCCATACTTCCACAACATTGCAACTCTACAGCCATCAGCAAGCACATGGAGCCAAAACCTTTCCTTTTTTGGGATTACCTGTGATATAATGGAGAAAGAAACATTATCTTCATTTCAACTCCTTCTAAACCTTCAGTCCTATCCCTCAATCGATGTTAAGCTGCCAGGTCCACTAGGAAGGAAACAACTCTATCCTCTCTTCATCCTTGTTCCTGACAGATAGAGAGTCATACGGTTAAAAAGGCAACTACTTTGTCAAATCACATCCACCCGATCACTGCACTCATCGATTCTACCCCTATTTATCTACAATAGATCCGTGGTGATTCACATGCTTACCGaaatccttcttaaatactttgacagtacctgcctccacaCCGATGTCTGGGCTAATTACCTTATCGATGCC
This sequence is a window from Leucoraja erinacea ecotype New England chromosome 14, Leri_hhj_1, whole genome shotgun sequence. Protein-coding genes within it:
- the LOC129703510 gene encoding alpha-1,4-N-acetylglucosaminyltransferase-like isoform X1, giving the protein MSTASPKIHKQDLLPQHRRCWGSFGDAPHCHTMIPIHNIFIVGFIMGASVLLYVSWHLKLQQNVQKNMVRMSQVEDEATLDDPRPFLNPGIIFLETSDNVELKPLVMCSVESTARQNPDKPIYFFMKGFSGNLSQYPEPKYRLIPLLSSMKNVVLLPLNATKLFEDTPLKFWYQKVIPKKERFWLHVLADGCRVAMLWKYGGIYLDSDIISMQSLPFGNFTSAQLSDSISNGAMGFYHRHHPFLWNCMKDFVANYNAYIWGQQGPKLITRVLKRWCQMDKIIAFIGKECNGISLWNIERFYAIPCPAWEKYYAPWKKDEERIFSTSYGAHVWSFMNSNKKKNVIVGSGSLIEHFFQLYCPTTYRYIIELNNNSAI
- the LOC129703510 gene encoding alpha-1,4-N-acetylglucosaminyltransferase-like isoform X2, coding for MIPIHNIFIVGFIMGASVLLYVSWHLKLQQNVQKNMVRMSQVEDEATLDDPRPFLNPGIIFLETSDNVELKPLVMCSVESTARQNPDKPIYFFMKGFSGNLSQYPEPKYRLIPLLSSMKNVVLLPLNATKLFEDTPLKFWYQKVIPKKERFWLHVLADGCRVAMLWKYGGIYLDSDIISMQSLPFGNFTSAQLSDSISNGAMGFYHRHHPFLWNCMKDFVANYNAYIWGQQGPKLITRVLKRWCQMDKIIAFIGKECNGISLWNIERFYAIPCPAWEKYYAPWKKDEERIFSTSYGAHVWSFMNSNKKKNVIVGSGSLIEHFFQLYCPTTYRYIIELNNNSAI